The Algoriphagus sanaruensis genome window below encodes:
- a CDS encoding sugar phosphate isomerase/epimerase family protein has product MNNFPKLHNATWPGLVGKGPDSEPVIPFDTLLSMTAAAEVNGVKFDGIDVGLLEPHFNLDDPDEPKRLADKVAKHNLKVGSLVAPIWAGSAMGTADQRKTFVEMVRKSCEFGQKLKELGVREYGIVRIDSAAGVSDWAKDPLGNSKLIAQTFQEAADVAAGFGERLAAEGEICWGGMHSWKHMVELLEMTDRKNVGFQADMSHTFLYTMGYNAPEHRILPADADLHDREVIKAALKTVTDALRPWTIDFHVAQNDGSVFGSGSHDKTGRHCQATDPNGLLDIAHDAGYWLRDGNGNLTKAMTHICWDGCMFPNAVMEKQQTWNDILAALVKVRDAHGW; this is encoded by the coding sequence ATGAACAATTTCCCGAAACTCCACAATGCCACCTGGCCTGGCTTAGTAGGAAAAGGGCCGGATTCCGAGCCGGTTATTCCATTCGATACATTACTCTCCATGACTGCTGCTGCGGAAGTCAACGGAGTCAAATTTGACGGAATAGATGTGGGCTTATTGGAGCCCCATTTTAATCTAGATGATCCAGATGAACCGAAACGTTTGGCTGATAAAGTTGCCAAGCATAATCTCAAAGTCGGTTCTTTGGTAGCTCCCATTTGGGCTGGATCGGCCATGGGTACAGCTGATCAACGAAAGACCTTTGTAGAGATGGTTCGCAAATCCTGTGAATTCGGCCAAAAACTGAAAGAATTGGGCGTTCGTGAGTATGGAATCGTCCGAATTGATTCCGCTGCCGGAGTTTCTGATTGGGCGAAAGACCCGCTAGGAAATTCGAAGCTAATCGCACAAACTTTCCAAGAAGCTGCTGATGTGGCTGCAGGATTTGGTGAAAGACTTGCCGCCGAAGGCGAAATCTGCTGGGGTGGGATGCACAGCTGGAAGCACATGGTCGAACTGTTAGAGATGACGGATCGGAAAAATGTCGGTTTCCAAGCGGATATGTCTCATACCTTCCTATATACCATGGGCTATAATGCTCCCGAGCATAGAATTCTCCCTGCAGATGCTGACTTGCATGACAGAGAGGTCATTAAAGCAGCGTTAAAAACGGTAACCGATGCCCTTCGGCCTTGGACCATAGACTTTCACGTGGCCCAAAATGACGGTTCAGTTTTCGGTTCGGGTTCACATGATAAGACAGGCCGCCACTGTCAAGCGACAGATCCAAATGGATTATTGGATATCGCGCATGATGCAGGGTACTGGCTGAGAGATGGAAATGGAAACCTAACCAAAGCCATGACACATATTTGCTGGGATGGCTGTATGTTCCCAAATGCGGTGATGGAAAAGCAACAAACCTGGAATGATATTCTAGCCGCCCTAGTCAAAGTGCGAGATGCACATGGATGGTAA
- a CDS encoding aldose 1-epimerase family protein: MNLGTPENWKHKLSNSHQIGGIETAIVDNGPGRGVRIAWVNTGTGLRYKLVLDRGMDILDAFYNAHSLAWLSHAGLTAPQPFSNQGIDWLRTFGGGLLTTCGLSNAGPPNADESGARGLHGNYSNIPAELVSIKQPDIFSGDLNFEIVAKVRETTTFGPSLEMHRSISGTIGSSEIRIKDTVTNRGNAPAPHMILYHINCGWPLIDEGTRIVWKGEKKPKATDANNTEFNRKYEFTRCAAPMDAHAGFGEDVAFIDPKADANDQVTCGYANDSLELALRISFSKTQMPWLINWQHWGKNEYVTALEPATHPPIGQAAARENGTLILLEPGESRTYDLLLAVLTGEKARGFTI, encoded by the coding sequence ATGAATCTCGGTACCCCGGAAAATTGGAAGCATAAACTATCCAACTCCCACCAAATTGGTGGGATAGAAACCGCTATCGTCGACAATGGACCCGGACGAGGTGTGCGTATAGCTTGGGTGAATACGGGCACGGGCCTTAGGTACAAGCTAGTGCTGGATCGAGGGATGGATATTTTGGATGCCTTCTACAATGCCCATAGTTTGGCTTGGCTTTCTCATGCAGGATTGACGGCTCCACAACCTTTTTCCAATCAGGGGATCGATTGGCTTCGAACTTTTGGTGGAGGCCTGTTAACCACTTGCGGACTTTCCAATGCCGGTCCTCCCAATGCTGATGAATCAGGTGCTAGAGGTCTTCATGGTAATTATTCCAATATCCCAGCCGAGCTGGTTTCAATCAAGCAGCCTGATATTTTCTCGGGGGATCTCAATTTTGAAATTGTAGCCAAAGTAAGGGAAACGACCACGTTTGGGCCAAGCTTGGAGATGCATCGATCAATTTCTGGAACGATTGGTTCCTCAGAAATTCGAATCAAAGACACCGTCACAAATAGAGGAAATGCCCCGGCTCCCCACATGATTTTATATCATATCAACTGTGGCTGGCCATTGATTGATGAGGGAACTCGGATTGTATGGAAAGGGGAAAAGAAGCCGAAAGCTACGGATGCGAATAATACCGAGTTTAACCGAAAATACGAGTTTACTCGCTGTGCCGCTCCGATGGATGCGCATGCAGGTTTTGGAGAGGATGTCGCTTTTATCGATCCAAAAGCCGATGCTAATGACCAAGTCACTTGTGGATATGCCAATGATTCCTTGGAATTAGCCTTGAGAATCAGCTTTTCCAAAACTCAAATGCCTTGGTTGATCAACTGGCAGCATTGGGGAAAAAATGAATACGTGACAGCTCTCGAACCTGCGACTCATCCACCCATTGGACAAGCGGCGGCGAGAGAAAATGGAACCTTGATTTTACTCGAACCTGGAGAAAGCAGAACCTATGATTTGCTTTTAGCGGTGCTGACAGGAGAAAAAGCAAGGGGATTTACGATTTGA
- a CDS encoding 3-keto-disaccharide hydrolase produces the protein MKIKSNSKRVFLGVLIGVVLVSLSLTSFRMVNRWGEAAFLLGKAFSYGYSDPKQTDFVSIFDGKSLDGWEYDADYWKVTEGAIHGETNPENPLKSNTFIIWKGGEVGDFELKMDYWISETGNSGVQYRSDRFTEVPFALRGYQADIDGGNRYTGQNYEERKRTTLAYRGQKTRITSQPDSITELRGFVERNAWKGLNLVEDLGDRAELGNLIKKGDWNSIHIIAKGNILKHYVNGTLMSEVHDEDSKNRMVKGLMGMQMHVGPPMKVMFKNVQLKKL, from the coding sequence ATGAAAATCAAGTCAAATTCAAAAAGGGTCTTTTTGGGCGTTTTGATTGGAGTTGTGCTCGTTTCGCTCAGCTTGACTTCGTTTCGAATGGTAAATCGATGGGGGGAGGCTGCATTCCTACTAGGAAAGGCATTTAGCTACGGCTACTCTGATCCAAAGCAAACAGACTTTGTTTCCATCTTTGATGGAAAAAGTCTGGATGGATGGGAATATGATGCCGACTATTGGAAGGTGACTGAGGGTGCCATTCACGGGGAAACCAATCCGGAAAATCCGCTCAAGTCGAATACCTTCATCATCTGGAAAGGTGGTGAGGTTGGCGATTTTGAGCTAAAGATGGACTACTGGATTTCTGAAACGGGAAACTCAGGGGTTCAATATCGAAGCGATCGATTTACGGAAGTCCCATTTGCCTTAAGAGGCTATCAGGCAGATATCGATGGGGGTAATCGGTACACTGGACAGAATTATGAAGAACGGAAGCGGACCACCTTGGCTTATCGAGGACAAAAAACAAGGATTACTTCTCAGCCTGACTCCATTACAGAACTCAGAGGATTTGTAGAACGAAATGCTTGGAAAGGACTTAATCTCGTAGAAGATCTCGGTGATCGCGCTGAGCTCGGCAATCTGATCAAAAAAGGAGATTGGAACTCCATTCACATTATAGCCAAAGGAAATATACTTAAGCATTATGTCAATGGTACGCTTATGAGCGAAGTACACGATGAGGATTCCAAAAATAGAATGGTCAAAGGTCTGATGGGAATGCAGATGCATGTGGGACCACCGATGAAGGTGATGTTTAAAAATGTGCAACTGAAGAAGTTATAA
- a CDS encoding c-type cytochrome, with protein MFLKSTFKHLFAFALLAAILISCGKKEEQTRQLTGNPKIDKLKLPDGFVAELIYSPGENDQGSWVAMTFDDKGRMITSDQYGYLYRLELPPIGSDSTVKPKVEKLIVGNVPDSLVGMGYAQGLLYAFNSLYVMVNHNPNATFSQPTGLYRIQDLDGDDQFETVTQIRELKGQQGEHGPHSMKLTPDGQGIYLIAGNHVDVPAMNSYRLPPVWQEDNLFPLIKDPRGHANSRMAPGGWIARINPDGTDWELIGAGFRNAFDFDYNEVGDIFAYDADMEWDFGMPWYRPTRINHVTSGAEFGWRTGNSKWSPNYPDNLPAVLNIGQGSPTNAMFGFKANFPSKYKKALYAFDWSFGIIYAIHLTPNGATYDAMAEEFISGSPLPLTDGIIGPDGAFYFATGGRRLESDLYRVTYQGELDSYTPMTEADLPQEAKLRRELEQYHKAGAPAEGLEKAWAQLGHSDRYVQYAARIVLEHQPVASWKDKALAETDPAKKIHAILSLAHHATDADAAAMLNSLMQVDYKALSAKDKQDLLRTIEVILYRYDKGAESVKSQLVTYLDPNYPANDNMLDRSLSILMTHLDAPSAVEKTLALLQNAKDDPNYQKTFTASSDLIFRNPQYGMDIANMLANVPPAQATFYATVLGGADKGWTSAQREEYFKWINHALTAYKGGRSYVGFLDRARKMALASVDKADFDKYDELSGGKLLTASGNDIVNSGVQPEGPGRRWTLEEAEPLVANLVGRDLVKGKAMYAAALCQSCHTMQGEGGAIGPDLTQLGTRFSPKDILVATINPSETISDQYHATVLELKAGGSIVGKLNDEDAQNYYISQNPFAPNDIKTIAKNTVVLKKNAEVSIMMPGLINRLNEEELKDLMAYLISGGNPDHAVYKQPTAQK; from the coding sequence ATGTTTCTCAAAAGCACTTTCAAACATCTATTTGCTTTTGCTTTGCTTGCCGCGATCCTAATCTCCTGCGGTAAAAAAGAAGAGCAAACCCGGCAGCTTACCGGAAATCCCAAGATTGACAAACTCAAACTTCCGGATGGGTTTGTTGCTGAACTAATCTATAGTCCGGGAGAAAATGATCAAGGATCTTGGGTTGCCATGACCTTTGATGATAAAGGAAGAATGATCACCTCAGATCAATATGGCTATTTATACCGCCTGGAACTACCTCCTATCGGTTCTGATTCTACGGTAAAGCCAAAAGTTGAAAAACTGATTGTAGGAAATGTTCCAGACTCTTTGGTAGGAATGGGCTATGCTCAAGGCCTTCTTTATGCCTTCAATTCCCTGTATGTGATGGTGAATCACAATCCTAATGCAACATTCAGCCAGCCGACCGGACTTTACCGAATTCAGGATTTGGATGGAGATGATCAATTTGAGACTGTTACTCAAATCCGGGAGTTGAAAGGACAGCAAGGAGAGCATGGACCACACTCCATGAAACTGACTCCAGATGGTCAGGGCATTTACCTTATTGCCGGTAACCACGTGGATGTTCCAGCAATGAATTCCTATCGCCTCCCACCGGTATGGCAAGAGGATAATCTTTTCCCGCTCATCAAAGATCCAAGAGGTCATGCCAATAGCCGAATGGCTCCTGGAGGTTGGATTGCTCGAATCAATCCAGATGGGACTGATTGGGAGCTGATCGGTGCCGGATTCAGAAATGCATTTGATTTCGATTACAATGAGGTAGGGGACATTTTTGCCTACGATGCGGATATGGAATGGGACTTTGGGATGCCTTGGTATCGTCCTACTCGGATCAATCACGTCACTAGCGGGGCTGAATTCGGATGGAGAACAGGTAACTCCAAATGGTCTCCAAATTACCCAGACAACTTGCCTGCAGTACTCAATATTGGTCAAGGTTCTCCAACCAATGCCATGTTTGGATTCAAAGCCAATTTTCCTAGCAAATACAAGAAAGCCTTATATGCCTTTGATTGGAGCTTTGGAATTATTTATGCCATCCACTTAACCCCAAATGGAGCTACCTATGATGCGATGGCGGAAGAATTTATTTCTGGATCTCCTTTGCCTTTGACCGATGGAATTATCGGCCCAGATGGTGCATTTTATTTTGCTACAGGTGGTCGACGATTGGAGTCTGACTTGTACCGGGTGACCTACCAAGGTGAATTAGATTCCTATACACCAATGACTGAAGCAGATCTGCCTCAGGAAGCCAAACTCCGAAGAGAGCTAGAGCAATATCACAAAGCAGGTGCACCTGCGGAAGGATTAGAAAAAGCGTGGGCACAATTGGGTCATTCTGATCGCTATGTTCAATACGCTGCTCGTATAGTCTTGGAACACCAGCCGGTAGCTTCTTGGAAAGATAAAGCCTTGGCTGAAACTGATCCTGCTAAAAAGATTCATGCGATTTTGTCATTGGCTCACCATGCAACCGATGCAGATGCTGCGGCTATGCTGAATAGCCTGATGCAGGTGGATTACAAAGCCCTTTCTGCCAAAGACAAGCAGGATTTGCTCCGAACCATAGAGGTGATTTTGTATCGCTATGACAAAGGTGCCGAATCAGTTAAATCACAACTGGTGACTTACTTGGATCCGAATTACCCAGCAAATGACAATATGTTGGATCGTTCGTTGTCCATTTTGATGACTCATTTAGACGCTCCTTCGGCGGTGGAAAAAACCTTAGCCTTGCTCCAAAACGCAAAGGATGATCCGAATTATCAGAAGACCTTTACCGCTTCTTCAGATTTGATTTTCAGAAATCCGCAGTACGGAATGGACATTGCGAATATGTTGGCGAATGTTCCACCTGCTCAGGCCACTTTCTATGCGACTGTTTTAGGAGGAGCGGATAAGGGCTGGACTTCCGCTCAGCGTGAGGAATATTTCAAGTGGATCAATCATGCCTTGACTGCTTACAAAGGTGGTCGAAGCTATGTGGGATTCTTGGATCGAGCGCGTAAGATGGCACTTGCCTCCGTAGACAAAGCTGATTTTGACAAGTATGATGAACTATCAGGTGGTAAGTTGTTAACTGCGAGCGGAAATGATATTGTCAATTCCGGAGTACAGCCAGAAGGACCTGGTCGTCGTTGGACTCTGGAAGAAGCTGAGCCTTTGGTTGCTAACTTGGTGGGTCGTGATTTGGTAAAAGGAAAAGCGATGTATGCTGCAGCACTTTGCCAGTCTTGTCATACGATGCAAGGTGAAGGTGGAGCGATAGGTCCTGATTTGACTCAATTGGGTACTCGATTTTCTCCAAAAGACATTCTCGTAGCTACGATCAATCCGAGTGAAACCATCTCCGATCAGTATCATGCTACCGTGCTAGAGTTGAAGGCTGGTGGTTCGATCGTTGGAAAGCTAAACGATGAGGATGCGCAGAATTACTACATTTCTCAAAACCCATTTGCTCCAAATGACATCAAGACTATCGCTAAGAACACGGTGGTTTTGAAGAAAAATGCTGAGGTTTCCATCATGATGCCAGGTTTGATCAACCGACTCAATGAGGAGGAATTAAAAGATTTGATGGCCTACCTAATCTCAGGAGGTAATCCAGATCATGCTGTATATAAGCAACCAACCGCACAAAAATGA
- a CDS encoding RagB/SusD family nutrient uptake outer membrane protein, translating to MKLYRKYISLIALAGLMGCGPDFLEVFPETQLSSATFFKTQSDFEQAVNAAYVPLRTITNDRSWLLGEMHSDNTYYARNILFGATEQQEDLADFAVPEANGVTSNTHVLNQYRQDYLIIARANQILALIDEVDFDAAAKANVKGQALYLRAYAYFELARYFGKAPLHLTPVASREEAALELSGEDELYAQIISDLDAAIPLLPEKSKQQAGRVTAGAARMLLANVHINRKSWSTAETLLRAIVNSGEYSLIPDYANVFPGNSSNKNNSESIFEVQFLEGAAGLNGNFIYSFMPRPISAAELKPITGTSNPQNIDGEGNNIPTPDIIAAFEEGDLRKDVSIGYVELAGSFRADKVYPYILKHAKTHSQHNNHGTNWIIYRYAETLLFLAEVLNEQGKTGEAVGYLNQVRARAGLAPTTASGQADVREAIFKERRVELAFENKRWFDIQRTDRIQEIIGAYGQRIIANPLDYYYPPVAGAVPRSNAFTNLSKFYAMPAAEADLSPYF from the coding sequence ATGAAACTATATAGAAAATATATCTCTTTAATTGCCCTCGCCGGTTTAATGGGATGTGGTCCAGATTTCTTGGAAGTTTTCCCAGAAACGCAATTGAGTTCGGCCACTTTCTTCAAAACTCAAAGTGACTTTGAGCAGGCTGTCAATGCGGCTTACGTTCCGCTTCGGACGATTACCAATGACCGATCTTGGTTATTGGGTGAAATGCACTCTGATAATACCTACTATGCCCGAAATATCTTGTTTGGAGCAACCGAGCAGCAAGAAGATCTTGCAGACTTTGCTGTTCCAGAGGCCAATGGAGTTACTTCCAATACGCACGTGCTCAACCAGTATCGTCAAGATTATCTCATTATTGCGCGAGCCAATCAGATTCTTGCCTTGATTGATGAGGTAGATTTTGATGCCGCAGCTAAGGCGAATGTGAAAGGCCAAGCCTTGTACCTCAGAGCTTATGCCTACTTCGAATTGGCAAGGTATTTTGGCAAAGCACCACTTCACCTGACCCCAGTTGCAAGTCGTGAAGAAGCAGCATTGGAGCTTAGCGGAGAAGATGAATTGTATGCTCAAATCATTTCTGATTTGGATGCAGCGATTCCTTTGCTGCCTGAGAAATCCAAGCAACAAGCTGGTCGAGTAACCGCCGGTGCGGCGAGAATGCTCCTTGCCAACGTGCATATCAATAGAAAAAGCTGGTCAACTGCTGAGACGCTTCTTCGAGCCATTGTTAATAGTGGAGAGTATTCTTTGATCCCGGATTATGCCAATGTTTTTCCTGGTAATTCCTCTAATAAAAACAATTCAGAGTCGATTTTTGAAGTTCAGTTTTTGGAGGGTGCAGCTGGTTTGAACGGAAATTTCATCTATAGCTTTATGCCTAGACCGATCAGTGCCGCTGAGCTAAAGCCTATTACTGGAACTTCCAATCCTCAAAATATCGATGGAGAAGGTAACAATATTCCTACTCCGGATATTATTGCCGCATTTGAAGAGGGTGATTTGAGAAAAGACGTTTCCATTGGATATGTAGAGTTGGCAGGTAGCTTTAGAGCAGACAAGGTGTATCCTTATATTCTGAAGCATGCAAAAACACATTCACAGCACAATAACCATGGTACCAATTGGATTATTTATCGCTATGCAGAAACACTTTTGTTTTTGGCTGAGGTACTTAATGAACAAGGTAAAACTGGAGAGGCTGTAGGATATCTGAATCAAGTTCGGGCTCGAGCTGGATTGGCGCCTACCACAGCTTCAGGTCAAGCTGACGTGAGAGAGGCAATTTTCAAAGAAAGAAGAGTGGAATTGGCTTTCGAAAACAAGCGTTGGTTTGATATTCAGCGTACCGATCGAATCCAAGAGATCATCGGCGCTTATGGTCAGCGAATCATTGCCAATCCTTTGGATTACTACTATCCGCCTGTTGCTGGAGCTGTTCCAAGATCAAATGCCTTCACAAATCTGAGCAAGTTCTATGCAATGCCGGCTGCAGAAGCTGATCTAAGTCCTTATTTCTAA
- a CDS encoding SusC/RagA family TonB-linked outer membrane protein: MNNHYLSKIKSRFIGLLFTLLCISIASLGQAQTVRGVVTTEPDNEPLPGAMVLIKGTQRGSVTDIDGGFQINASPGDILVVSFVGYTSQEVAVVAGQSTYNILLPLSTSDLSEVIVVGYGSQLKKEITGAVQTVKQEELQDLPVSTLGQKLQGRLAGVQINQTTGKPGQGLTVRIRGQLSVTAGSDPLYVVDGFPITGDINTLNPDEIEDISILKDAASTSLYGSRAANGVVLITTKKGKAGQSNVNLNVFTGWQKVPVRGRLEMMNAEEFAQFKKEYYEDAGQPVPDIFQNPSQFRDKNNDWYQALLQTAPITSYNLTITNNRDKLRTAIVAGIFDQKGVVINTDYQRYSIRMNADYDVSDKVSVGINLAPSYIYDNTPQTDGTRGTGILFNAIHTWPVMPIYDESGELTSFNRFPSNTGNIFAYPNWVRSAQELINETDQINLLSSSYVQWKPIKGLSVKSTFSAEIRDSKFFSFNPSTATSRINVALPTVAQSVRDNTASLSWLNENLITYSKSINDHNFEILAGYTNQRYRMERTRIQADTYSDDRLPTIQGAININRGGTFSDVGEWALSSVLSRLTYNYKGKYLFSASLRADGSSRFGADNRWGVFPSTSVGWVMSDEEFLKSNSTISFAKLRASYGVTGNNNIGNFTQYALVNNTINAVFGNTIVPGAGVTSLSNTRLGWETTGSFDIGLDLGLWDDRIQFVYDYYNKTTTNLLYAVQVPQEAGFTNFNDNIGEINFWGHEFTLNTIPIVGEFTWNANANISFNRNIVKSLADGIDRVYGSFHITQVGQPFGQFYGLIKLGNYANEEDLANSPKVPGRSRVGSIKLQDINGDGIISIGGDNDDRAIMGNPFPSFTYGTTQSFKYKNWDMSITGQGSFGNKLYMRHLYSTANLDGVFNMVRKATDRFRSPQDPGEGIFGTTVGGGNVTGIERDWANSNFVWDASYFSIKNITLGYNIKKSFKFVKTARVYSSVQNLITWTPYWGGSNPEVSMQNNGQGDGGNLSPGVDLFGYPIPVTVTFGANINF; this comes from the coding sequence ATGAATAACCACTATCTATCTAAAATAAAATCCCGATTTATTGGGCTTTTATTTACACTGCTATGTATTAGTATAGCAAGTTTGGGGCAGGCCCAAACTGTTCGGGGTGTGGTCACCACCGAACCGGATAATGAGCCCCTGCCCGGCGCTATGGTGTTGATCAAAGGGACCCAAAGGGGGTCAGTTACTGACATCGATGGAGGATTTCAAATCAATGCATCCCCAGGAGATATTCTGGTGGTCAGTTTTGTCGGCTACACTTCTCAGGAAGTTGCTGTCGTAGCCGGACAATCGACTTACAACATCCTTCTACCCTTATCTACTTCAGACCTTTCTGAGGTTATTGTCGTGGGGTACGGTAGCCAGTTGAAAAAGGAAATTACGGGAGCAGTTCAGACCGTCAAGCAGGAGGAACTCCAGGATTTGCCAGTTTCTACACTTGGTCAAAAACTCCAAGGTAGACTAGCGGGTGTTCAGATAAACCAAACAACGGGTAAGCCAGGTCAGGGATTGACAGTGAGGATTCGCGGTCAGTTGTCTGTTACTGCCGGATCTGATCCGCTGTATGTAGTGGATGGATTCCCGATCACTGGAGATATTAATACCCTGAACCCGGATGAGATTGAGGATATTTCAATCCTAAAAGATGCAGCATCAACTTCCTTGTATGGATCTAGAGCTGCGAACGGGGTAGTTTTGATTACCACCAAAAAAGGAAAAGCAGGTCAGTCCAATGTCAATTTGAATGTTTTTACAGGATGGCAGAAAGTTCCTGTCAGAGGTCGATTGGAAATGATGAATGCCGAAGAGTTTGCTCAGTTTAAAAAGGAATACTACGAAGATGCTGGACAGCCTGTACCGGATATTTTCCAAAATCCTTCTCAATTCAGAGATAAAAACAACGATTGGTATCAAGCACTACTTCAGACCGCACCCATCACTAGTTATAACCTAACCATTACCAACAATAGGGATAAATTAAGAACAGCGATTGTTGCTGGGATATTTGACCAAAAGGGCGTTGTAATTAATACTGACTATCAGCGATACTCCATTCGAATGAATGCGGATTACGATGTGTCAGATAAGGTTAGTGTTGGGATCAATTTAGCTCCTAGCTATATCTATGACAATACGCCACAAACCGATGGTACTCGGGGAACTGGTATTTTATTCAACGCAATTCATACTTGGCCAGTCATGCCGATTTATGATGAATCAGGAGAATTGACTTCATTTAACCGATTCCCATCGAATACAGGAAATATCTTTGCTTATCCAAACTGGGTAAGATCCGCTCAGGAATTGATTAATGAAACTGATCAGATCAATCTATTGTCCTCTTCCTATGTACAATGGAAGCCTATCAAGGGATTATCGGTAAAATCCACCTTCAGTGCTGAAATCAGGGATAGTAAGTTTTTCTCGTTCAACCCTTCCACAGCAACTTCTCGAATTAACGTTGCACTTCCAACAGTGGCCCAGTCTGTGCGAGATAATACCGCCTCACTATCTTGGTTGAATGAGAATTTGATTACCTACTCTAAGTCCATCAATGATCACAATTTTGAGATTTTGGCTGGTTACACCAATCAGCGCTACAGAATGGAGCGAACTCGAATTCAAGCGGATACCTATTCAGATGACCGCCTCCCAACTATTCAAGGTGCCATTAATATTAACCGAGGCGGTACCTTTTCAGATGTAGGAGAGTGGGCCTTGTCTTCTGTACTTTCTCGATTGACGTACAATTACAAAGGAAAATATCTCTTCTCAGCTTCTTTGAGAGCAGATGGTTCTTCCCGATTTGGTGCGGATAATCGTTGGGGGGTCTTTCCATCCACTTCCGTGGGTTGGGTGATGTCTGATGAGGAATTCCTAAAATCCAATAGCACAATCTCATTTGCTAAGTTAAGAGCGAGCTATGGGGTCACAGGTAATAACAACATCGGTAACTTCACGCAATATGCCTTGGTGAATAACACGATTAATGCCGTTTTCGGTAATACGATTGTTCCTGGAGCAGGTGTGACTTCCTTGTCAAACACGAGATTGGGTTGGGAAACTACTGGCTCTTTCGATATCGGACTTGACTTAGGTCTATGGGATGATCGCATCCAGTTTGTGTATGATTATTATAACAAGACGACCACCAATCTCCTTTACGCCGTCCAAGTTCCTCAAGAAGCAGGTTTCACCAATTTCAATGATAATATCGGTGAGATCAACTTCTGGGGACATGAATTTACCTTGAATACCATTCCTATTGTGGGTGAATTTACCTGGAATGCAAATGCGAATATTTCTTTTAACCGAAATATCGTGAAGTCTTTGGCAGATGGAATTGATCGGGTTTATGGTTCCTTCCACATCACACAAGTAGGGCAGCCATTTGGTCAGTTTTATGGATTGATCAAATTGGGCAACTATGCCAATGAGGAAGACTTAGCCAATTCTCCTAAAGTTCCAGGTCGCTCTCGAGTGGGTAGTATTAAACTTCAGGATATTAATGGTGACGGAATTATCTCGATTGGTGGAGATAATGATGACCGAGCCATAATGGGAAATCCCTTCCCAAGTTTTACTTATGGTACAACTCAATCCTTCAAGTATAAAAATTGGGATATGAGTATCACTGGCCAAGGGTCTTTCGGAAATAAACTTTACATGAGACACCTCTATTCTACAGCAAACTTAGATGGGGTTTTCAACATGGTTAGAAAAGCTACAGACCGATTCCGCTCTCCTCAAGATCCAGGTGAAGGTATCTTCGGTACGACTGTCGGTGGCGGTAACGTAACCGGTATCGAGCGAGACTGGGCCAATAGCAACTTTGTTTGGGATGCTTCCTACTTCTCGATCAAGAACATAACCTTAGGCTATAACATTAAAAAGTCTTTCAAATTCGTGAAGACAGCAAGAGTTTATAGCTCTGTTCAAAACTTGATTACCTGGACTCCTTACTGGGGTGGATCCAATCCAGAAGTTAGTATGCAGAATAATGGTCAAGGAGATGGTGGTAACCTTAGCCCAGGAGTTGACTTGTTTGGATATCCAATCCCTGTTACTGTGACATTTGGAGCCAATATCAATTTCTAA